A DNA window from Anastrepha obliqua isolate idAnaObli1 chromosome 5, idAnaObli1_1.0, whole genome shotgun sequence contains the following coding sequences:
- the LOC129247072 gene encoding lipase 3-like: MRGTTTFRLLKKGNWALPHIYRQIQARHFSKLFCNGAPTRKQSQKAASLQRQVKNTQLPATICRTASTYLEKNYSKSVIEDATLDFAGMARKYNYPVEEHTVHTADGYVLQLHRLPQPQGKPVLLMHGLFDSSDTWIIQGPNHGLGYYLHDHGYDVWLGNARGNFYSRKHLEKSPKKPDFWDFSWHEIGCNDLPAMIDYVLDKTEQRQLAYFGHSQGTTVFFVMASQHPEYNAKISLMNALAPVAFMTNLKTPAEFLFRIFTVLVEDATFEVLPRNDSWKFFFSSKTTENWFIKFVCEYLGEHNEMWNPERLPAIAAHGSSGASIKQLRHYFQLKGSNRFCQYDYGKQRNLERYGSAESPAYRLDKITAPVALYYAQNDPLSNVADVKALTAELPNVVEHHMFPDKQWNHVSMLWGLKARELAHRNMMEVLRRFQ; this comes from the exons ATGCGGGGAACCACCACGTTTCGTCTACTAAAGAAAGGAAACTGGGCACTACCACACATTTACCGCCAAATACAGGCAagacatttttcaaaactattctGCAATGGAGCACCCACAagaaaacaatcacaaaaagcGGCAAGCCTTCAACGTCAAGTGAAAAATACACAACTCCCTGCTACAATCTGCCGAACGGCGAGCACTTATCTGGAGAAAAACTATTCGAAGAGCGTAATTGAAGATGCCACATTGGATTTT GCAGGTATGGCGCGCAAATATAACTATCCCGTGGAAGAGCACACAGTACACACCGCGGATGGGTACGTCCTGCAGCTGCATCGATTGCCACAACCGCAAGGAAAACCAGTATTACTAATGCATGGTCTCTTCGATAGTTCGGACACTTGGATTATACAGGGACCGAACCATGGACTAG GCTACTACCTGCACGATCACGGCTATGATGTGTGGCTGGGCAATGCGCGCGGTAATTTTTACTCCCGCAAACATCTTGAAAAATCACCAAAGAAACCCGATTTTTGGGATTTCTCTTGGCATGAGATTGGCTGCAACGATCTGCCCGCCATGATCGATTATGTGCTGGACAAGACGGAGCAGCGCCAATTAGCCTACTTTGGGCACTCGCAG GGCACAACAGTTTTCTTCGTTATGGCCTCTCAGCACCCAGAGTACAACGCAAAGATTAGCTTAATGAACGCGCTAGCGCCCGTTGCTTTCATGACGAATTTGAAAACGCCTGCTGAATTCCTTTTCCGCATATTCACTGTTCTCGTCGAAGATGCGACGTTTGAGGTCCTACCGCGCAATGACTCGTGGAAattcttttttagttcgaaaactACCGAAAACTGGTTCATTAAATTTGTGTGTGAATATTTGGGTGAACACAATGAGATGTGGAATCCA GAACGATTGCCGGCAATTGCGGCGCATGGTTCGAGCGGTGCTAGCATTAAACAATTGAGGCATTACTTTCAACTCAAAGGGTCGAACCGATTTTGTCAATACGATTATGGTAAACAGCGGAATCTCGAACGTTATGGTTCCGCAGAGTCCCCAGCATACCGTCTAGACAAGATAACTGCGCCCGTAGCGCTTTATTACGCTCAAAACGATCCACTGAGTAATGTGGCTGATGTGAAAGCTTTGACCGCAGAGCTGCCGAATGTGGTCGAGCATCATATGTTTCCCGACAAGCAATGGAATCATGTGTCAATGTTGTGGGGTCTTAAGGCGCGCGAATTGGCACATAGAAATATGATGGAGGTGCTGCGGAGATTCCAATGA